A part of Drosophila bipectinata strain 14024-0381.07 chromosome 3L, DbipHiC1v2, whole genome shotgun sequence genomic DNA contains:
- the ppl gene encoding glycine cleavage system H protein, mitochondrial: MVFITKFARIGVQAARQLRATPLSAVQGRSFHLTCLLAKERRYTVKHEWVEVEEGNKAIVGISSYAQEALGDVVFAQLPEPGTTLKQDDECGALESVKAASEVYSPVSGKVTEKNAQVEDSPALVNSSCYEKGWLFKVDLNNPKELDSLMTEEQYKTFLSSSSDH; encoded by the exons ATGGTTTTCATTACGAAATTTGCAAGAATCGGTGTCCAGGCAGCTAGGCAGCTGCGTGCCACGCCCCTCAGCGCCGTGCAGGGTCGTAGTTTCCACCTGACGTGCCTTCTAGCCAAAG AACGTCGCTACACAGTCAAACACGAGtgggtggaggtggaggagggAAACAAGGCTATTGTTGGCATCTCCAGCTATGCCCAGGAGGCTTTGGGAGATGTAGTCTTTGCCCAGCTGCCAGAACCGGGCACTACCCTGAAACAAGACGACGAATGCGGCGCCCTGGAGAGTGTCAAGGCGGCCAGTGAAGTCTATTCTCCAGTCAGCGGCAAGGTGACGGAGAAGAATGCCCAGGTGGAGGACTCGCCGGCTCTGGTTAACAGCAGCTGCTACGAGAAGG GCTGGCTATTTAAGGTGGACTTGAACAACCCCAAGGAACTGGATAGCCTTATGACCGAGGAGCAGTACAAAACATTTTTGAGCAGCAGTAGTGACCACTAG
- the pzg gene encoding pneumococcal serine-rich repeat protein, whose translation MNNQLNPATYRKFNNLLNSGAVTVTGPSQPRILKTTRVVVPSGGGAGTAAQQGLQSGSDADTGATGGLATRCYICDERCEPQTSVTDMTTTHTSTKFPNKLAQLVGEGFLVIVCGEDYVCSRCTNLVNYYDRLENDVERVKTNLISLLNKKYAINEDVGLESSPPLKMQKTASGANRSLEESPSGELRQRKVVQGATGQAKIAAGTPQSAAGTQTVQRKATKIYKCTSCDYKTSDMRLFNTHYETCKQQTFQCKTCRKIFPHFGAMKQHMVRDHNTAMDNTCAMCHINFVNETSLRKHMETNHATNVLVTSTTTIPAGSAPVAAAAAAAASEAHNVSGTALFTCNHCQFKSTDKGVFDDHMRKHSTGNKPKPFKCRLCSQRFETREAATVHAKQHQTNYFKCGTCSMTFPKRELLVKHFEVHQNQASSAVSPKQAVSQNLNTQKLLQETIDEALSDTVPAAGGAVVAGGEAENNIRFFSCSICSLTFIQETYYNHHMETHRRDPKKGGGAGGAAALNSAATALLSDEPGEAAGKAGEEGGEQNAEADIESLFEKLHSDKNESGDAPKAAGKSGEMVITSREGSGGITFNITIPQPDGDQSAKDSPNATAPVSVSIDMPDLNQAEDESQSQGSVDAKAEGDNATGADGKANAAPVSMPSLDDDNEAAAAEGAAPEEPKSGCKPGADKGKAKAEENSKEKEAASVASKEEAHPSDDAAHKREAADTPSAEAEAAATTTEGAEVAEGEVTSGTGAEGEAEEGAGGEQQVAMELDEAMQSQVDGGQIKFIVNENGHLLQLDNHILTDAEGNQIIVQDPEQIQQLLQSVGVLQSGEGLEGETLQMMTDGSGQMVLVHGDNNEQQLIDASLLNAEGQLIIQQGQDGEEGAHVISEDGTRIPVSVSYTEDGQPIVQVQQQVLEAAQAAAASGAASADEKEAAAAPAGEEVQVSEASSATASSTVVATSTASSSGGATGGSFFALEEFTEAKTD comes from the exons ATGAACAATCAACTGAACCCGGCCACCTACCGCAAGTTTAATAATCTGCTCAATAGCGGAGCGGTCACCGTCACCGGCCCCAGCCAGCCGCGGATCCTCAAAACGACGAGAGTCGTGGTGCCAAGTGGCGGTGGCGCCGGTACCGCCGCACAGCAGGGCCTGCAGTCCGGCAGCGATGCGGATACTGGCGCCACCGGCGGCCTGGCCACGCGCTGCTACATCTGCGACGAGCGATGTGAACCACAAACGTCCGTTACCGATATGACCACCACCCACACCTCCACCAAGTTCCCCAACAAACTGGCCCAGCTGGTGGGCGAGGGATTCCTGGTGATTGTCTGCGGCGAGGATTACGTCTGCTCGCGCTGTACCAACCTGGTCAACTACTACGATCGACTGGAGAACGATGTGGAGAGGGTGAAAACGAACCTTATCAGTTTGCTGAACAAGAAGTATGCCATCAACGAGGACGTGGGTCTGGAGTCTAGCCCGCCCCTCAAAATGCAGAAGACGGCCTCCGGCGCCAACCGATCACTTGAGGAGAGTCCGTCTGGGGAGCTGCGCCAGCGGAAAGTAGTGCAAGGAGCCACAG GTCAGGCGAAGATCGCGGCTGGTACGCCGCAGAGTGCCGCTGGCACGCAGACGGTCCAACGGAAAGCTACCAAGATCTACAAGTGCACCTCGTGCGATTACAAGACCTCCGACATGCGGCTATTCAACACCCACTACGAGACCTGCAAGCAGCAGACGTTTCAGTGCAAGACCTGCCGGAAGATCTTCCCGCACTTTGGTGCTATGAAGCAGCACATGGTGCGGGACCACAACACCGCCATGGACAATACTTGCGCCATGTGCCACATCAACTTTGTGAACGAGACCAGCTTACGCAAGCACATGGAGACCAACCATGCCACCAATGTGCTGGtgaccagcaccaccaccataCCGGCCGGTTCTGCTCCGGTAGCCGCCGCTGCAGCTGCCGCCGCCTCAGAGGCACACAACGTATCGGGAACTGCGCTCTTCACGTGCAATCACTGTCAGTTCAAGTCGACGGACAAGGGCGTCTTCGACGACCACATGCGTAAGCACTCCACCGGCAACAAGCCGAAGCCATTCAAGTGCCGTCTGTGCTCGCAGCGATTCGAGACGCGCGAGGCTGCCACCGTGCACGCCAAGCAGCATCAGACCAACTACTTCAAGTGCGGCACTTGCTCGATGACCTTCCCCAAGCGCGAGCTCTTGGTTAAGCACTTCGAGGTTCACCAGAACCAGGCGTCATCCGCCGTATCGCCCAAGCAGGCGGTTAGCCAGAACCTCAATACCCAGAAACTGCTCCAGGAAACCATTGACGAGGCCCTCAGCGATACGGTTCCGGCTGCTGGAGGCGCTGTAGTCGCCGGTGGCGAGGCGGAGAACAACATTCGCTTCTTCTCGTGCAGCATCTGCTCGCTAACCTTCATCCAGGAGACATACTACAACCACCACATGGAGACCCATAGGCGGGATCCCAAGAAGGGCGGTGGAGCTGGAGGAGCAGCTGCCCTCAATTCAGCTGCCACTGCTCTGCTGAGCGATGAGCCCGGAGAGGCTGCCGGAAAGGCTGGCGAAGAGGGCGGAGAACAGAACGCGGAGGCCGATATCGAGAGCCTCTTCGAGAAACTTCACTCCGACAAGAACGAGAGTGGGGATGCCCCCAAGGCGGCCGGCAAGAGCGGCGAGATGGTCATCACTTCGCGGGAGGGCAGCGGAGGCATCACCTTCAACATAACCATCCCCCAGCCAGACGGCGATCAGTCGGCCAAAGATTCCCCCAATGCCACGGCTCCCGTCTCCGTCAGCATTGATATGCCCGACCTGAACCAGGCCGAGGACGAGTCCCAGTCGCAGGGCAGTGTGGATGCCAAGGCCGAGGGTGACAACGCCACTGGCGCCGACGGCAAGGCCAATGCTGCCCCTGTTTCCATGCCCAGCTTGGACGACGACAATGAAGCTGCAGCTGCTGAGGGCGCCGCTCCAGAAGAACCCAAGTCGGGCTGCAAGCCGGGCGCGGATAAGGGCAAGGCTAAGGCCGAGGAGAACAGTAAGGAGAAGGAAGCTGCCTCCGTCGCATCCAAAGAAGAAGCCCATCCGTCTGATGACGCTGCACACAAGCGGGAAGCTGCCGACACACCCTCCGCCGAAGCCGAGGCAGCTGCCACCACCACGGAAGGAGCCGAAGTAGCCGAGGGCGAGGTAACCTCTGGAACCGGAGCCGAGGGCGAAGCTGAAGAAGGTGCCGGTGGGGAGCAACAGGTGGCCATGGAATTGGACGAGGCCATGCAATCCCAGGTGGATGGTGGGCAGATTAAGTTCATTGTGAACGAAAACGGTCACCTGCTCCAGCTGGATAATCACATCCTGACCGACGCTGAGGGTAACCAGATTATTGTGCAAGATCCCGAACAGATCCAGCAGCTCCTGCAAAGCGTGGGCGTCCTCCAATCGGGCGAGGGCCTCGAGGGCGAAACCCTACAGATGATGACCGACGGCAGCGGCCAGATGGTACTCGTGCATGGTGACAACAATGAGCAGCAGCTAATAGACGCCTCGCTGCTGAACGCAGAGGGTCAGCTGATCATTCAGCAGGGCCAGGACGGCGAAGAGGGTGCCCATGTCATCAGTGAGGACGGCACTCGTATCCCAGTTTCTGTTTCGTACACGGAAGATGGCCAGCCCATCGTCCAGGTTCAGCAGCAGGTCCTGGAGGCTGCCCAGGCGGCAGCGGCCAGCGGTGCCGCTAGCGCCGATGAGAAGGAGGCAGCCGCCGCTCCGGCCGGTGAGGAAGTGCAAGTATCAGAGGCATCCAGTGCCACAGCTTCCAGCACTGTGGTGGCCACCAGTACTGCCAGTAGCAGTGGCGGCGCCACCGGCGGAAGTTTCTTTGCCTTGGAGGAGTTCACGGAAGCGAAAACCGACTAG
- the LOC108124661 gene encoding uncharacterized protein has product MYTPPVPSIKNFGSLKTAVLWAGILGVAQSITWMGLTITAILAYNCILYITDTLSFGSMVKTVFFDVYFKGDCKMKVGSYQNYDTTILDSVQTVFDPQQLLIWDCVYLGVSVCWLIVSCVLLVWVRKDNVKSTLAAIYTWAFFVAAICCMDVASGVIFGVDYGRFNAAALKENANSINDGPVEPLASTLMAGAVSAISMMIISFKGFVLWLINVGMLVYLLIRATRIAADKDGVDTLFNPRKDSNDMLTTRPPIRAYEEEKVEIQAYNNAAYVPDNRSSAETIEVNEEAIIRAAHMSMDSNLLDRRFRDLNTFQQYPAPNPQASRPLRQSSQVPVQETVVVATSGFPVPDYSPQPSPNGILRQHQY; this is encoded by the exons ATGTATACACCGCCGGTGCCAAGCATCAAGAACTTTGGTTCCCTCAAAACGGCCGTACTCTGGGCCGGAATCCTCGGAGTG GCCCAGTCTATCACCTGGATGGGTCTGACGATAACCGCCATTCTTGCCTACAATTGTATCCTCTACATCACGGATACCCTGAGCTTTGGGTCGATGGTCAAGACGGTCTTCTTCGACGTCTATTTCAAGGGTGACTGCAAAATGAAGGTGGGCAGCTATCAGAACTACGACACCACCATCCTGGACTCTGTGCAGACTGTCTTTGATCCGCAACAGCTATTGATCTGGGATTGTGTCTACTTGGGTGTTTCCGTCTGCTGGCTCATCGTTTCCTGCGTACTACTTGTCT GGGTACGCAAGGACAATGTCAAGTCGACCTTGGCTGCCATCTACACCTGGGCCTTCTTCGTGGCCGCCATCTGCTGCATGGACGTGGCCTCCGGGGTAATCTTTGGTGTCGATTATGGACGCTTCAATGCCGCGGCTCTGAAGGAAAATGCCAACAGTATTAACGACGGTCCAGTGGAACCATTGGCATCCACCTTGATGGCGGGAGCCGTGTCTGCCATTTCCATGATGATCATCTCCTTCAAGGGATTCGTGCTGTGGCTCATCAACGTCGGTATGCTGGTCTACCTGCTGATCAGAGCCACTCGCATTGCCGCCGATAAGGATGGTGTG gaTACATTGTTCAATCCCCGCAAGGATTCCAATGATATGCTGACCACCAGGCCTCCCATTCGAGCCTACGAGGAGGAGAA GGTGGAGATCCAAGCGTACAACAATGCCGCCTACGTGCCTGATAACCGCTCCTCGGCCGAGACGATAGAGGTGAACGAGGAGGCCATCATCCGGGCGGCGCACATGTCGATGGACTCCAATCTGTTGGACCGACGCTTCCGGGACCTCAACACCTTCCAGCAGTATCCGGCACCCAATCCCCAGGCTAGCCGTCCGCTGCGCCAGTCTTCGCAGGTCCCTGTCCAGGAGACTGTGGTGGTGGCCACGTCGGGATTCCCTGTGCCGGACTATTCCCCCCAGCCCAGTCCCAATGGCATTCTTCGACAACACCAGTACTAG